A genomic region of Arachis stenosperma cultivar V10309 chromosome 9, arast.V10309.gnm1.PFL2, whole genome shotgun sequence contains the following coding sequences:
- the LOC130951336 gene encoding exocyst complex component SEC15A-like isoform X1 codes for MMDLKTKRRTITDNGDGGDDLVLANLIANGDEVGPLVRLAFETGRPQGLLHQLSYVVKKKEAEIEELCKTHYEDFILAVDELRGVLVDAEELKGELQSDNFKLQQVGSTLLVKLEELLESYSVKKNLTEAIKMSKKCMEVLEVCVKCNSHISQGQFYLALKYVNLLEKSYLQDIPVDSLKMVIKKRIPIIKLHIEKKVCNQVNEWMVHIRSSAKTIGQTAIGRTATVRQRDMEMLEQQRRAEEQNVSGVGDLAYTLDVEDIEEDSNFKFDLSPLYRAYHIHDHLGIRERFCEYYYTNRLLQLNSDLELSMAQPFVESYQTYFAQIAGFFIVEDRVLRTTGGLLTADQVDTMWETAVTKMTSVLEEKFSLMDSATHLLLVKDYVVLFGFTLRQCEREIGTLLDMLDRNHDKYHLLLLEECRKQFVDGLDNDSYEQLVIKKETDYESSVLSFNLQTSDIMPSFPYAAPFSSMVPDACRIVRSFIKGSVDYLSDCTHTNLFDVVRNYLDKFLIDVLNGTLLNTINSGKISVPHAMQIAANIAVLERACDFFLRHAAQLCGIPFQSVERLQATLTSKLVLKTTREAAYIAVQSLVDSKIDEFMSLSERVNWTSEETNQNGNGYMNEAINYLEYVLSTAQQILSMDAMYKVGVGAFEHISNSIVAAFSSDAVKRFNANAVMNIENDLQIIENFAEEKFYSLGLGEIYSEASFKSCLIEARQLINLLLSSQPENFMNPDVREKSYYALDYKKVAAICDKFKDSPDRIFGSLSSKNAKQSARKKSLDVLKKRLKDFN; via the coding sequence ATGATGGATTTAAAAACAAAGAGGAGAACTATTACAGACAATGGTGATGGAGGGGATGATTTAGTCCTTGCTAATTTGATTGCAAATGGGGATGAGGTAGGTCCTCTTGTCAGGCTCGCCTTTGAAACAGGGCGGCCACAAGGGCTCCTTCACCAGCTGAGTTATGTGGTTAAGAAAAAAGAAGCTGAGATCGAGGAGCTGTGCAAAACCCACTACGAGGATTTCATCCTTGCGGTTGATGAGCTTCGAGGTGTGTTGGTTGATGCAGAGGAGCTAAAGGGCGAGCTGCAAAGCGACAATTTTAAGTTGCAGCAGGTTGGCAGCACCCTTCTAGTGAAGCTTGAGGAGCTTCTTGAGTCTTATTCTGTTAAGAAGAATCTGACCGAAGCTATAAAAATGTCAAAGAAATGTATGGAGGTGTTGGAGGTATGTGTCAAGTGTAACAGTCACATTTCTCAAGGCCAGTTTTATCTTGCATTGAAATATGTCAACTTGCTTGAGAAAAGTTACTTGCAGGATATTCCTGTAGACTCTCTCAAAATGGTCATTAAGAAGAGAATTCCGATAATAAAATTGCAcattgagaagaaagtatgcaATCAGGTTAATGAATGGATGGTTCACATAAGGAGTTCTGCTAAAACTATAGGGCAAACGGCTATTGGTCGTACTGCAACTGTTCGTCAGAGGGACATGGAAATGCTGGAACAGCAGAGGAGGGCCGAGGAGCAGAATGTTTCGGGAGTAGGGGATCTAGCTTATACTTTGGATGTAGAAGATATTGAAGAAGATTCCAACTTCAAGTTTGATCTTTCACCTCTCTATCGTGCTTATCATATTCATGATCATCTGGGTATCAGAGAGCGGTTTTGTGAATATTACTACACTAATAGACTGTTACAATTGAATTCAGACCTGGAGTTATCTATGGCACAACCTTTTGTTGAATCATACCAGACATATTTTGCTCAAATAGCCGGATTCTTTATAGTGGAGGATAGAGTCCTGAGAACGACTGGGGGGCTTCTGACAGCTGATCAGGTTGACACAATGTGGGAGACAGCTGTGACTAAAATGACATCTGTGTTGGAGGAAAAGTTCTCCCTTATGGACTCTGCCACTCATCTTCTCCTAGTGAAGGATTACGTCGTTCTCTTTGGGTTTACTCTCAGACAATGTGAACGTGAGATCGGCACACTTCTTGATATGCTCGATAGAAACCATGACAAATACCACCTTCTTCTTTTGGAAGAATGTCGGAAGCAATTTGTTGATGGTCTGGACAATGACTCATATGAGCAACTGGTGATAAAGAAGGAAACTGACTATGAGAGTAGTGTTTTGTCATTTAATCTTCAGACTTCAGACATCATGCCTTCTTTTCCATATGCTGCACCGTTCTCCTCCATGGTACCCGATGCTTGTCGCATTGTAAGATCCTTTATCAAAGGCTCTGTTGATTACTTGTCTGATTGTACGCATACAAATCTCTTTGATGTTGTGAGGAACTATTTGGATAAGTTCCTGATTGATGTATTGAATGGAACATTACTCAATACTATCAACAGTGGCAAGATAAGTGTACCTCACGCCATGCAGATTGCTGCAAATATAGCTGTTCTTGAAAGAGCTTGCGATTTTTTCCTTCGTCATGCGGCTCAACTGTGTGGCATCCCATTCCAATCAGTTGAAAGGCTTCAAGCTACTTTGACATCAAAGTTGGTCCTGAAGACGACAAGAGAAGCAGCTTATATTGCTGTGCAGAGTTTGGTAGACTCCAAAATTGACGAGTTTATGTCTCTTAGTGAAAGAGTCAATTGGACTTCTGAGGAGACAAATCAGAATGGGAATGGCTACATGAATGAAGCTATCAATTACCTCGAGTATGTTCTATCCACCGCGCAGCAAATTCTATCCATGGATGCTATGTACAAAGTTGGGGTTGGTGCTTTTGAGCATATTTCCAATTCCATTGTGGCTGCTTTCTCTAGTGATGCCGTCAAAAGGTTTAATGCAAACGCAGTCATGAACATAGAGAATGACCTCCAGATCATAGAGAATTTTGCAGAAGAAAAGTTCTATTCTCTTGGTTTAGGTGAAATTTACTCTGAAGCTAGTTTTAAGAGCTGCTTGATCGAAGCACGGCAATTGATTAATCTTTTGCTAAGTAGTCAACCAGAGAACTTCATGAACCCTGATGTGAGGGAGAAGAGTTACTATGCACTGGATTATAAGAAGGTGGCTGCTATTTGTGACAAATTCAAAGATTCTCCAGATAGAATCTTTGGGAGCCTTTCAAGTAAAAATGCAAAGCAAAGTGCTAGAAAGAAATCACTAGATGTGCTCAAAAAGAGGCTTAAGGATTTCAACTGA
- the LOC130951336 gene encoding exocyst complex component SEC15A-like isoform X2, whose product MMDLKTKRRTITDNGDGGDDLVLANLIANGDEVGPLVRLAFETGRPQGLLHQLSYVVKKKEAEIEELCKTHYEDFILAVDELRGVLVDAEELKGELQSDNFKLQQVGSTLLVKLEELLESYSVKKNLTEAIKMSKKCMEVLEDIPVDSLKMVIKKRIPIIKLHIEKKVCNQVNEWMVHIRSSAKTIGQTAIGRTATVRQRDMEMLEQQRRAEEQNVSGVGDLAYTLDVEDIEEDSNFKFDLSPLYRAYHIHDHLGIRERFCEYYYTNRLLQLNSDLELSMAQPFVESYQTYFAQIAGFFIVEDRVLRTTGGLLTADQVDTMWETAVTKMTSVLEEKFSLMDSATHLLLVKDYVVLFGFTLRQCEREIGTLLDMLDRNHDKYHLLLLEECRKQFVDGLDNDSYEQLVIKKETDYESSVLSFNLQTSDIMPSFPYAAPFSSMVPDACRIVRSFIKGSVDYLSDCTHTNLFDVVRNYLDKFLIDVLNGTLLNTINSGKISVPHAMQIAANIAVLERACDFFLRHAAQLCGIPFQSVERLQATLTSKLVLKTTREAAYIAVQSLVDSKIDEFMSLSERVNWTSEETNQNGNGYMNEAINYLEYVLSTAQQILSMDAMYKVGVGAFEHISNSIVAAFSSDAVKRFNANAVMNIENDLQIIENFAEEKFYSLGLGEIYSEASFKSCLIEARQLINLLLSSQPENFMNPDVREKSYYALDYKKVAAICDKFKDSPDRIFGSLSSKNAKQSARKKSLDVLKKRLKDFN is encoded by the exons ATGATGGATTTAAAAACAAAGAGGAGAACTATTACAGACAATGGTGATGGAGGGGATGATTTAGTCCTTGCTAATTTGATTGCAAATGGGGATGAGGTAGGTCCTCTTGTCAGGCTCGCCTTTGAAACAGGGCGGCCACAAGGGCTCCTTCACCAGCTGAGTTATGTGGTTAAGAAAAAAGAAGCTGAGATCGAGGAGCTGTGCAAAACCCACTACGAGGATTTCATCCTTGCGGTTGATGAGCTTCGAGGTGTGTTGGTTGATGCAGAGGAGCTAAAGGGCGAGCTGCAAAGCGACAATTTTAAGTTGCAGCAGGTTGGCAGCACCCTTCTAGTGAAGCTTGAGGAGCTTCTTGAGTCTTATTCTGTTAAGAAGAATCTGACCGAAGCTATAAAAATGTCAAAGAAATGTATGGAGGTGTTGGAG GATATTCCTGTAGACTCTCTCAAAATGGTCATTAAGAAGAGAATTCCGATAATAAAATTGCAcattgagaagaaagtatgcaATCAGGTTAATGAATGGATGGTTCACATAAGGAGTTCTGCTAAAACTATAGGGCAAACGGCTATTGGTCGTACTGCAACTGTTCGTCAGAGGGACATGGAAATGCTGGAACAGCAGAGGAGGGCCGAGGAGCAGAATGTTTCGGGAGTAGGGGATCTAGCTTATACTTTGGATGTAGAAGATATTGAAGAAGATTCCAACTTCAAGTTTGATCTTTCACCTCTCTATCGTGCTTATCATATTCATGATCATCTGGGTATCAGAGAGCGGTTTTGTGAATATTACTACACTAATAGACTGTTACAATTGAATTCAGACCTGGAGTTATCTATGGCACAACCTTTTGTTGAATCATACCAGACATATTTTGCTCAAATAGCCGGATTCTTTATAGTGGAGGATAGAGTCCTGAGAACGACTGGGGGGCTTCTGACAGCTGATCAGGTTGACACAATGTGGGAGACAGCTGTGACTAAAATGACATCTGTGTTGGAGGAAAAGTTCTCCCTTATGGACTCTGCCACTCATCTTCTCCTAGTGAAGGATTACGTCGTTCTCTTTGGGTTTACTCTCAGACAATGTGAACGTGAGATCGGCACACTTCTTGATATGCTCGATAGAAACCATGACAAATACCACCTTCTTCTTTTGGAAGAATGTCGGAAGCAATTTGTTGATGGTCTGGACAATGACTCATATGAGCAACTGGTGATAAAGAAGGAAACTGACTATGAGAGTAGTGTTTTGTCATTTAATCTTCAGACTTCAGACATCATGCCTTCTTTTCCATATGCTGCACCGTTCTCCTCCATGGTACCCGATGCTTGTCGCATTGTAAGATCCTTTATCAAAGGCTCTGTTGATTACTTGTCTGATTGTACGCATACAAATCTCTTTGATGTTGTGAGGAACTATTTGGATAAGTTCCTGATTGATGTATTGAATGGAACATTACTCAATACTATCAACAGTGGCAAGATAAGTGTACCTCACGCCATGCAGATTGCTGCAAATATAGCTGTTCTTGAAAGAGCTTGCGATTTTTTCCTTCGTCATGCGGCTCAACTGTGTGGCATCCCATTCCAATCAGTTGAAAGGCTTCAAGCTACTTTGACATCAAAGTTGGTCCTGAAGACGACAAGAGAAGCAGCTTATATTGCTGTGCAGAGTTTGGTAGACTCCAAAATTGACGAGTTTATGTCTCTTAGTGAAAGAGTCAATTGGACTTCTGAGGAGACAAATCAGAATGGGAATGGCTACATGAATGAAGCTATCAATTACCTCGAGTATGTTCTATCCACCGCGCAGCAAATTCTATCCATGGATGCTATGTACAAAGTTGGGGTTGGTGCTTTTGAGCATATTTCCAATTCCATTGTGGCTGCTTTCTCTAGTGATGCCGTCAAAAGGTTTAATGCAAACGCAGTCATGAACATAGAGAATGACCTCCAGATCATAGAGAATTTTGCAGAAGAAAAGTTCTATTCTCTTGGTTTAGGTGAAATTTACTCTGAAGCTAGTTTTAAGAGCTGCTTGATCGAAGCACGGCAATTGATTAATCTTTTGCTAAGTAGTCAACCAGAGAACTTCATGAACCCTGATGTGAGGGAGAAGAGTTACTATGCACTGGATTATAAGAAGGTGGCTGCTATTTGTGACAAATTCAAAGATTCTCCAGATAGAATCTTTGGGAGCCTTTCAAGTAAAAATGCAAAGCAAAGTGCTAGAAAGAAATCACTAGATGTGCTCAAAAAGAGGCTTAAGGATTTCAACTGA